From the Salvelinus sp. IW2-2015 unplaced genomic scaffold, ASM291031v2 Un_scaffold16625, whole genome shotgun sequence genome, one window contains:
- the LOC139027495 gene encoding involucrin-like, with the protein MFIWPARHPGLEQSLRPGPPIQGSTAAIQGSNTSQANTSHRSNSHRSNTSHRATLTQENTSHSPNTSPQEQHLNKPTPHTGATPHKEQHTHTGATLTQEQHLTQEHTPHTANTHTGATPPQEQHLHTEQHLTQEQHSHRSNLTHTRHKQEHLTQEHTHTSTHTGQHLHRSNTHTGARNTLTQEQHLTQPTPHTGATPHTGATPTGQHLNTAQHLTQGSTSTGANLTQEQHLTQEHTLHREQHSHRSNHLTQEQHLTQEQHLTQEQHLTQEQHLTQEQHLTQEQHLTQPQHLTQEQHLTQEQHLTQEQHLTQEHMKVTHTTRP; encoded by the coding sequence atgtttatcTGGCCAGCTCgtcaccctggacttgaacagtctttacgaccaggtccacctatacaaggcagcactGCTGCTATACAAGGCAGCAACACCTCACAGGccaacacctcacacaggagcaactcacacaggagcaacacctCACACAGAGCAACACTCACACAGGAGAACACCTcacacagccccaacacctcaCCACAGGAGCAACACCTCAACAAGCccacacctcacacaggagcaacacctCACAAGgagcaacacactcacacaggagcaacactcacacaggagcaacacctcacacaggagcacacacctcacacagccaacactcacacaggagcaacacctCCACAGGAGCAACACCTTCACACAGAgcaacacctcacacaggagcaacactcacacaggagcaacctcacacacacacgacacaaacaggaacacctcacacaggagcacacTCACACGTCAACTCACACAGGACAACACCTACACAGGAGCAACACTCACACAGGAGCACGAAACaccctcacacaggagcaacacctCACACAGccaacacctcacacaggagcaacacctcacacaggagcaacaccaACAGGACAACACCTCAACACAGCCCAACACCTCACACAGGGAAGCACCTCAACAGGAGCAAACCTTACACAGGAgcaacacctcacacaggagcacacCTTACACAGGGAGCAacactcacacaggagcaaccacctcacacaggagcaacacctTACACAGGAGCAACACCTTACACAGGAgcaacacctcacacaggagcaacacctcacacaggagcaacacctTACACAGGAGCAACACCTcacacagccccaacacctcacacaggagcaacacctcacacaggagcaacacctTACACAGGAgcaacacctcacacaggagcacatgaaagtcacacatacaaccaggccgtga